A stretch of Podospora bellae-mahoneyi strain CBS 112042 chromosome 5, whole genome shotgun sequence DNA encodes these proteins:
- the FPR2_2 gene encoding Peptidyl-prolyl cis-trans isomerase fpr2 (COG:O; EggNog:ENOG503P579) — MQGLLLSLSLLASAAVGVLASDDLKIDVTLPVECDRVTKKGDKINVHYKGTLKSNGEKFDSSYDRQSPFSFKLGAGMVIKGWDEGLVDMCIGEKRTLTIGPSYGYGDRNVGPIPAGSTLVFETELVGIEGVPKPESIVTKSATDAPESTASAKVVEKVASVAKQAAEVVETIIADTDDTQEHNEL, encoded by the exons ATGCAAGGCCTTCTGCTCTCGCTTTCCCTGCTCGCCTCGGCAGCTGTCGGCGTCCTCGCCTCCGATGACCTCAAGATCGATGTCACGCTCCCCGTTGAGTGCGATCGCGTAACCAAGAAGGGCGACAAGATCAATGTCCATTACAAGGGCACACTCAAGTCCAATGGCGAGAAGTTCGATTCGA GCTACGACCGTCAATCGCCATTCTCATTCAAGCTTGGAGCTGGCATGGTTATCAAGGG TTGGGACGAGGGTCTCGTCGATATGTGCATCGGCGAGAAGCGGACATTGACCATTGGCCCAAGCTACGGCTATGGTGACCGCAATGTTGGACCTATTCCCGCTGGATCTACTCTTG TCTTCGAAACGGAATTGGTTGGCATTGAGGGTGTGCCAAAACCCGAATCGATTGTTACCAAGTCGGCCACCGATGCTCCCGAGTCCACGGCAAGCGCGAAGGTTGTTGAAAAGGTGGCCAGCGTCGCCAAGCAGGCggctgaggttgttgagaccATCATTGCCGACACCGACGATACTCAGGAGCACAACGAGCTCTAG
- a CDS encoding hypothetical protein (EggNog:ENOG503P3UG; COG:S), which yields MLLWKRVIQKQLWFPALVLLWLHHCPTQLLLDQIGQTSKRNLITMTDQDANVASQAPVDETLISPSRPNPARKNSLEHHLAHRPDRQELINKNILPASTAAPAIQAQQKELEKHMRADSLNEKIAHRPAPETVLEKHIIHEDPRSPEDKYAEAIEDEYAKREGGA from the exons ATGCTATTATGGAAGAGAGTGATACAAAAGCAGCTGTGGTTCCCCGCACTGGTTTTGCTCTGGCTTCATCACTGCCCAACACAATTACTCCTCGATCAAATTGGACAAACATCAAAACGAAACCTCATCACAATGACCGACCAAGATGCGAATGTCGCAAGCCAAGCCCCTGTCGACGAGACTCTCATTTCGCCCAGTCGACCCAATCCAGCCAGGAAGAACTCGCTCGAGCACCACCTGGCGCATCGCCCAGATCGCCAGGAGCTCATTAATA AAAACATCCTTCCCGCCTCAACCGCAGCGCCGGCTATCCAAGCCCAACAGAAAGAG CTCGAAAAACACATGCGTGCCGACTCCCTCAATGAAAAGATCGCCCATCGCCCTGCGCCCGAGACAGTGTTGGAGAAACACATCATCCACGAGGACCCCCGTTCGCCCGAGGACAAGTACGCCGAGGCTATCGAGGACGAATATGCTAAGAGGGAGGGCGGTGCATAG
- the RTC5 gene encoding Restriction of telomere capping protein 5 (EggNog:ENOG503NXSI; COG:S) — protein sequence MPPGQPSSANRSLCGAHEATALAPTFFPCTPTYTSSSIHPVHVVTMGQTQSDQRRPPPSREELTKELAARFADKCFTSLEIYSFKEVFKSLADQEQNVRHLKEDTIARFLEIPDVLGVSPVIFQMISYIGAFPFLQDAPAVLGLDEMVMVITIMTDRYQRVLAKGADDRRKLLFKSLAVYDRKLSEHVNRDKSPVIDGSGAPANFSHASGFAVDIAGDDEDDLGCEDEDDLVLAALDSLDYANVGKLGDGPPPNYALIPAGNFKKIIMLLLLVAPLGAQESLSSHANRVVGKELEELGVVADCIVAAFLDVDHSPGIRFSRFNSIIPSSMPFVFSGFTPLFEHFLFSKTLDFHKRVGGSTVVPDVVQPLLQDKGSLLNLSIMSQLSFFIPGESLFRKLRLLYAGGEDGFSMGSFETKVFNWRAPTILLVHGICLPDETHRAGGAETAFLSTLPPRRYPSGNRAIGERVTLGVYLSQPWRHTHRECFGDSDSILFQLQPVHDVFRGSPSNKDYASFTKPSASTPIGGVSFGCPPPQPTQAYRRSSTISMGPVSLVMDSSFEFGCFTHNYTSRGSSAFQGSACRKFDFQDRFEISDLEVWGCGGDEEAKHQAERWAWEAREAEARRRINLGTGDIEADRALLEMAGLIGGNRSGGSMM from the exons ATGCCGCCAGGACAGCCAAGCAGTGCGAACCGAAGCTTATGTGGGGCACACGAGGCGACTGCTTTAGCCCCAACTTTCTTCCCGTGTACTCCAACATACACTTCCTCATCGATACACCCCGTACATGTAGTTACCATGGGCCAAACTCAATCAGACCAAAGACggcctcctccgtctcgaGAGGAGTTGACTAAGGAATTG GCCGCCAGGTTTGCCGACAAATGCTTCACCTCTCTCGAGATCTACTCATTCAAAGAGGTCTTCAAGAGTCTCGCAGACCAGGAACAGAATGTCCGCCATCTCAAAGAGGATACCATTGCGCGCTTTCTTGAGATACCGGATGTGCTGGGTGTATCGCCAGTTATATTTCAGATGATATCATATATAGGCGCTTTTCCATTCTTGCAAGATGCTCCAGCAGTGCTGGGCTTGGATGAAATGGTCATGGTCATCACTATTATGACCGATCGATATCAGAGGGTATTAGCAAAGGGTGCTGACGACAGGAGGAAATTGCTGTTCAAGAGCCTGGCTGTCTATGACCGGAAGCTGTCCGAACATGTCAACAGGGACAAGTCGCCTGTCATCGACGGCTCAGGAGCACCCGCTAATTTCTCACACGCTTCTGGTTTTGCTGTCGACATTgcaggagatgatgaggatgacctGGGttgtgaggatgaggacgaccTTGTCCTTGCTGCCTTGGATTCGCTGGATTATGCCAACGTTGGCAAACTTGGAGACGGACCCCCACCCAATTACGCCCTGATTCCGGCGGGCAACTTCAAGAAGATCATCATGTTGCTGCTTCTCGTTGCTCCATTAGGCGCCCAGGAGAGCCTATCTTCACATGCGAATCGTGTTGTTGGGAAGGAGCTTGAGGAATTGGGGGTCGTTGCTGACTGTATCGTGGCGGCTTTCCTCGACGTAGACCATTCACCGGGCATCAGGTTTTCTCGGTTCAATTCGATAATCCCCTCGTCGATGCCATTCGTTTTCTCTGGGTTCACTCCTCTATTTGAACACTTTTTGTTCTCCAAAACTCTCGACTTCCACAAACGCGTGGGCGGCTCCACTGTCGTGCCTGACGTGGTTCAACCTCTCCTACAGGACAAAGGCTCTCTCCTTAACCTGAGCATCATGTCGCAGCTCTCTTTCTTCATTCCCGGCGAATCTCTCTTTCGCAAGCTCCGATTACTGTACGCagggggggaagatgggTTCAGCATGGGCAGTTTTGAAACGAAAGTCTTCAACTGGAGAGCACCGACCATACTGCTGGTACATGGGATCTGTCTACCGGACGAAACCCATAGGGCAGGTGGTGCGGAGACGGCATTCCTGTCAACACTACCCCCACGGCGATACCCCTCTGGAAATCGCGCCATTGGCGAGAGAGTAACGTTGGGGGTTTACCTGAGTCAGCCATGGAGGCACACACATCGCGAGTGCTTTGGGGATTCGGATTCGATACTGTTTCAACTCCAGCCTGTGCATGATGTCTTCCGAGGATCCCCGAGCAACAAGGACTATGCTTCTTTCACAAAACCCTCGGCATCTACCCCGATTGGCGGCGTGTCATTTGGctgcccaccaccgcaacctaCACAAGCATATCGCCGGTCAAGCACCATATCAATGGGCCCCGTATCGCTTGTCATGGATAGCAGTTTCGAATTTGGATGTTTCACCCACAACTACACCTCGCGAGGTAGTAGTGCTTTCCAGGGAAGCGCGTGCAGGAAATTCGACTTTCAAGACCGCTTCGAGATTTCAGATCTGGAGGTCTGGGGTTGCGGCGGGGACGAGGAAGCCAAGCACCAGGCCGAGCGATGGGCCTGGGAGGCTAGAGAGGCCGAGGCGAGACGGAGAATCAACCTTGGGACGGGTGATATCGAGGCCGACCGTGCCCTGTTAGAGATGGCTGGACTCATAGGGGGGAATCGAAGTGGTGGGAGTATGATGTAA
- the RCF1 gene encoding Respiratory supercomplex factor 1, mitochondrial (COG:U; EggNog:ENOG503P3F9; BUSCO:EOG09264J8E) encodes MSNGPLSNRPLPSSFDSNDDFYNENGFQKVLRRLKEEPLVPIGCLLTVAAFTNAYRAMRRGDHAKVQKMFRARVAAQAFTVVAMVAGGMYYQADRHKQKELWKLRQQKDAEEKHQKWIRELEARDAEEKALQERLDKRRKRAAERAGGTGTESVAAQARAALRESKAGKTETGEATSTEANQADGGVLGSLGGWFGGSKKAPEDTTPALESKPEDPKN; translated from the exons ATGTCGAACGGACCCCTCTCCAACCGACCCCTTCCCTCATCATTTGACAGCAACGA TGACTTTTACAATGAGAATGGCTTCCAAAAGGTCCTTCGCCGCCTGAAGGAGGAACCGCTCGTCCCGATCGGATGTCTCCTCACCGTTGCCGCCTTCACCAACGCCTACCGTGCCATGCGCCGCGGCGACCATGCAAAGGTGCAGAAGATGTTCCGTGCCCGTGTGGCCGCCCAGGCATTTACCGTTGTTGCTATGGTCGCCGGCGGCATGTACTACCAGGCCGACCGCCACAAGCAGAAGGAGCTTTGGAAACTGCGGCAGCAaaaggatgccgaggagaagcATCAGAAGTGGATCAGGGAGCTGGAAGCCCGcgatgccgaggagaaggctctCCAAGAACGGCTTGACAAGAGGCGGAAGAGGGCAGCTGAGCGTGCTGGTGGCACAGGCACCGAAAGTGTTGCTGCTCAGGCAAGGGCAGCCTTGAGAGAGTCCAAAGCTGGAAAAACCGAAACAGGCGAGGCCACCTCAACCGAGGCGAACCAGGCGGATGGAGGGGTGCTTGGCTCACTCGGTGGATGGTTTGGCGGATCCAAAAAGGCACCAGAAGACACAACACCGGCATTAGAGTCCAAGCCAGAAGACCCGAAGAACTAA
- the ILV1 gene encoding threonine deaminase (EggNog:ENOG503NUWH; BUSCO:EOG09261O4Y; COG:E): MASTNSNAPRHEGSVAEQTAGHANGDYVVNGVPQLPTAFRNGNGGLGAGGLPRNMSLNSFALTEYSAKPTPPAEDKKDEVKKVVPDEYLLPNGNPDLIILRVQYLRLIITSYPRVREVCKETPLVHAVGLSNRLERKVLLKREDEQPVFSFKLRGAYNKMAHLDATESWKGVVCCSAGNHAQGVAYSARRLKIPATIVMPKGTPSIKHLNVSRMGGHVVLHGADFDEAKEECARREKQDGLINIPPFDDPYVIAGQGTIGMEILSQTNLQKLDAIFCCVGGGGLIAGVGVYVKRIAPHVKIIGVETYDADAMTQSLDKGERVLLKDVGLFADGAAVKITGEETFRICQEVVDEMVRVTTDEACAAIKDMFEDTRSIIEPAGALAIAGLKKWVAANPTPDPTRSVVAITSGANMNFDRLGFVAARATYGEGREALLAARIPESPGAFAELINAVMPHSVTEFSYRYASPTEANVLLGISLTAVGSERAQQLQSVISRIKESGTMDITDLSNDELAKSHIRYMVGGRSSVPNERLYTFRFPERPGALERFLQTLRVKYNISLFQYRNHGGDIGQVLTGIVCPNEEIGELETFLKKIGYPWEDCTDAPVFKTFLRSVS; the protein is encoded by the exons ATGGCTTCTACAAATTCGAATGCACCTCGTCATGAGGGGAGTGTGGCAGAGCAAACGGCCGGCCATGCTAACGGTGACTACGTGGTCAATGGCGTGCCACAGCTGCCCACCGCATTccgcaacggcaacggcggcCTTGGTGCTGGGGGTTTGCCCAGGAACATGTCGCTGAACAGCTTCGCTCTGACAGAGTACAGCGCAAAGCCAACGCCCCCCGCTGAAGACAAGAAAGATGAAGTGAAAAAGGTCGTGCCAGACGAGTATCTGCTACCGAATGGTAACCCAGAT CTCATTATCCTACGTGTACAGTATCTTCGCCTTATCATCACCTCCTACCCGCGGGTTCGAGAGGTGTGCAAAGAAACTCCTTTGGTGCACGCTGTTGGCCTGAGCAACCGACTGGAGCGCAAGGTCCTGTTGAAGCGCGAGGATGAACAACCGGTATTCAGTTTCAAACTCAGAGGAGCGTATAACAAGATGGCTCATCTCGACGCTACCGAGTCCTGGAAGGGTGTCGTTTGTTGCAGCGCCGGCAATCATGCTCAGGGCGTTGCTTACTCGGCCCGCAGGTTGAAAATCCCAGCCACTATTGTGATGCCCAAGGGCACCCCAAGCATCAAGCATCTCAATGTATCGAGAATGGGCGGACACGTTGTTCTTCACGGCgccgactttgacgaggccaaggaggaatGTGCTCGGCGGGAAAAGCAGGATGGCCTGATAAACATTCCCCCGTTCGACGACCCTTATGTTATTGCCGGCCAAGGAACTATCGGTATGGAGATTCTCTCACAAACAAACCTGCAGAAGCTTGATGCCATCTTCTGCTGCGTGGGTGGAGGCGGCCTGATCGCCGGCGTTGGTGTGTACGTCAAGCGTATTGCACCGCATGTCAAGATCATTGGCGTGGAAACGTACGACGCGGATGCGATGACTCAGTCTCTCGACAAGGGGGAGCGTGTGCTTCTCAAGGATGTTGGGTTGTTCGCTGATGGCGCCGCGGTCAAGATTACGGGCGAGGAAACGTTCCGTATTTGTCAGGAGGTTGTGGACGAAATGGTTCGGGTTACCACAGACGAGGCCTGTGCCGCTATCAAGGACATGTTTGAGGATACCAGGTCTATCATTGAACCAGCTGGTGCCTTGGCCATTGCCGGTCTGAAGAAGTGGGTGGCCGCCAATCCAACACCGGATCCTACACGGTCTGTCGTGGCCATCACATCCGGCGCAAACATGAACTTTGACCGCTTAGGCTTTGTTGCAGCCCGTGCTACGTACGGCGAGGGAAGAGAGGCTTTACTTGCAGCCCGCATCCCAGAAAGCCCGGGAGCCTTCGCTGAACTCATCAACGCCGTCATGCCTCACTCTGTCACCGAGTTTAGCTATCGTTACGCCAGCCCAACTGAAGCAAATGTGCTCCTGGGCATCTCATTAACCGCCGTTGGTAGTGAACGCGCACAGCAACTGCAGTCGGTTATCAGCCGCATCAAGGAGTCCGGCACCATGGATATCACCGATCTGTCCAACGACGAGTTAGCAAAGAGTCACATTCGATACATGGTTGGTGGCCGTTCTAGTGTGCCTAACGAGCGTCTGTACACATTCCGATTCCCAGAACGGCCCGGTGCTCTTGAGCGCTTCCTACAGACCTTGCGTGTCAAATACAACATCAGTCTGTTCCAGTACAGAAACCACGGTGGTGATATTGGGCAGGTTTTGACAGGCATCGTTTGCCCGAACGAGGAGATTGGCGAACTGGAAACATTCCTCAAGAAGATCGGCTATCCGTGGGAGGACTGCACAGATGCACCGGTGTTCAAGACATTCTTACGGTCGGTGTCATAG